The Candidatus Brocadia sp. genome includes a window with the following:
- a CDS encoding tetratricopeptide repeat protein → MKRLYLIILFCGTLPYFVLVSFIYAGASTTKALTKKCPTCNKLFSEKTKFCGDDGTQLVDIPMKMICPECKKEGAQGEKFCKEHGKKLVPFTEPPSIQEADALKQKKDLAKKHYKEGNDYCDAESYDLAIEAYKKAEEAFPDFPALHYNMGWLYSKLGNAEQAIYHLQKYIVLAPDASDITEVQSYVVVLKNAVEKGKQVMDTFKNRDEIMKKALIEQKQKYGSVVVPEGEFIMGTNDAREDAYPEHKVYLDAFEIDRYEVTNAQYWEFLDYMKKTNDHSKCFKGEPSGKDHTPRFWDNEYYNVPDYPVVRIDWYDAYAYAAWAGKRLPTEAEWEKAARGLDGRKFPWGNEWDPARCNLSGEPKPVGSVENGKSVYGCYDMAGSVYEWCADWYLDTYYAESPHKNPKGPDTGLRRIIRGGSRFSQPFQVRTNTRKSEQPNLFNLSVGFRCAKDVKKK, encoded by the coding sequence ATGAAAAGACTGTATTTGATTATTTTATTCTGTGGAACTTTGCCATATTTTGTTTTGGTTTCGTTCATTTACGCGGGTGCTTCTACCACAAAGGCACTGACTAAAAAATGTCCAACATGCAATAAATTGTTCTCAGAAAAAACAAAATTTTGCGGTGATGATGGAACTCAATTAGTAGATATCCCTATGAAGATGATTTGTCCTGAGTGCAAAAAAGAAGGGGCTCAAGGTGAAAAATTTTGTAAGGAACATGGCAAAAAACTTGTTCCATTTACAGAACCACCCTCTATCCAGGAAGCTGATGCTTTAAAACAAAAAAAAGACCTTGCTAAAAAGCATTATAAAGAAGGCAATGATTACTGCGATGCTGAATCATATGATTTAGCAATAGAGGCATACAAAAAGGCCGAAGAGGCATTCCCGGATTTTCCTGCATTACATTACAACATGGGATGGCTTTACAGTAAACTTGGGAATGCCGAGCAGGCCATTTATCATCTGCAAAAGTACATTGTTCTTGCTCCGGATGCCAGTGATATTACTGAGGTACAGAGTTACGTTGTCGTTCTAAAAAACGCAGTAGAAAAAGGTAAGCAAGTTATGGATACCTTCAAAAACAGAGACGAAATCATGAAGAAGGCGCTCATAGAACAAAAACAAAAATACGGGAGTGTCGTCGTGCCGGAAGGTGAGTTTATTATGGGTACAAACGATGCAAGAGAGGATGCCTATCCTGAACATAAGGTTTACCTCGATGCATTCGAAATTGACCGTTATGAAGTAACAAACGCACAGTACTGGGAATTCCTGGATTATATGAAGAAGACAAATGATCACAGCAAATGTTTTAAAGGAGAGCCCAGCGGAAAGGACCATACTCCGCGATTCTGGGATAATGAGTACTATAATGTCCCTGACTACCCTGTTGTACGGATTGATTGGTATGATGCCTATGCTTACGCAGCCTGGGCGGGGAAACGGCTTCCCACAGAGGCAGAATGGGAAAAGGCGGCGAGGGGACTTGACGGAAGAAAGTTCCCGTGGGGAAATGAATGGGACCCTGCACGATGCAATCTCAGTGGTGAGCCGAAACCAGTTGGTAGCGTTGAAAACGGAAAAAGCGTTTACGGTTGTTACGATATGGCAGGAAGTGTTTATGAATGGTGCGCCGATTGGTATCTTGATACATATTATGCAGAATCCCCCCACAAAAATCCAAAGGGTCCTGATACCGGTCTTCGGCGCATTATACGAGGGGGTTCACGTTTTTCACAACCCTTCCAGGTACGAACAAATACAAGAAAATCAGAACAACCAAACTTATTTAATTTAAGCGTAGGTTTTCGATGTGCAAAGGATGTAAAAAAGAAATAA
- a CDS encoding alpha-amylase/alpha-mannosidase, whose translation MIKIAFYWHQHQPYYKDNLTGEYSMPWVRLHGIKDYIGMALLLEDFPRIRQTFNYVPCLLEQLKDYEENRANDQFWKLTKIPAEDLNQENKLYILDNFFSANHQNMIDIYPRYKELLKKRNFRKKLARDVVSVFSNEDFQDLQVWANLTWYNPLVIQKDPSLSELVKKGEGFTNEDKEIVLSKQTDVIRQIIPLHKRLQDLKQIEVTTSPYYHPILPLLCNQEAAKVILPKLPLPKKRLLAIEDAKIQVERAVQTYEKYFEQKPHGMWPSEGAVSDDIIPILTQAGFHWLASDEEILACSLGNKVLRNRCGEVVVPELLYKPYRINIKNNTINMVFRDHALSDLIGFQYSKYHADFAVSDFINRINSLKKYNNNGKPLLVTIILDGENAWEHYPDSGVDFLRRLYRAISDDSDLECVRIRDYLEEYPPEQTLQHISPGSWIGHNLATWIGHEEKNAAWELIEDTRSFLVNQTEGKTLLSPNIIMSKAWEEIFIAEGSDWFWWFGDDHFTHYKDEFDSLFRLHLKNVYKLFNVYTPRILDVPISRMAHRKPYSYPKRFLSVKLDGLVSNYFEWLDAGKYSASRDMDTMHRTSDQPIQQVFFGFDIDTLFIRVDFHEDLFSQYINKGRLVITFVQPEELQLYTSFFADKPLRFKIKNKSHTYERKDFCSISLNKIIELSCPFVDLGLFPGIDVEFFIELVKEDEVTQRMPLRTVFCFSVPSKDFERMMWQV comes from the coding sequence ATGATCAAGATAGCATTTTATTGGCATCAACACCAACCTTATTATAAAGACAATTTAACCGGCGAGTACTCGATGCCATGGGTGAGACTGCATGGGATAAAAGACTATATCGGTATGGCGTTATTACTAGAAGATTTTCCCAGAATACGTCAAACGTTTAATTATGTGCCCTGCCTGCTGGAGCAACTTAAGGATTATGAGGAGAATCGTGCCAATGACCAGTTTTGGAAATTAACAAAAATACCAGCAGAGGATTTAAACCAGGAAAATAAACTTTATATATTGGATAATTTCTTCTCTGCGAATCATCAAAACATGATCGATATTTATCCGAGGTATAAAGAATTATTGAAGAAGAGGAATTTCAGAAAGAAATTGGCACGAGATGTAGTCAGTGTTTTTTCTAACGAGGATTTTCAGGATTTACAGGTGTGGGCAAACCTCACGTGGTATAATCCGTTAGTAATTCAAAAAGACCCTTCGTTATCAGAATTAGTAAAAAAGGGCGAAGGGTTTACAAATGAAGATAAGGAAATAGTTCTATCAAAACAAACAGATGTAATAAGACAAATTATTCCGCTTCATAAACGATTACAAGATTTGAAACAGATAGAGGTTACTACCTCTCCCTATTATCATCCAATTTTACCTTTATTGTGTAATCAAGAAGCCGCAAAAGTTATTTTACCGAAACTGCCTTTACCAAAAAAAAGATTGTTGGCAATTGAAGATGCAAAAATACAGGTAGAAAGAGCCGTTCAAACTTACGAAAAATATTTTGAACAAAAACCACATGGAATGTGGCCTTCCGAAGGCGCTGTTAGTGATGATATTATTCCCATTTTGACTCAGGCAGGGTTCCATTGGTTAGCATCAGACGAAGAGATACTGGCTTGTTCTCTGGGTAATAAAGTATTGAGAAACAGGTGCGGGGAGGTTGTTGTGCCTGAGTTATTATATAAACCTTACCGGATCAATATAAAAAATAATACTATAAACATGGTGTTTCGTGACCATGCTCTTTCAGATTTAATCGGATTTCAATATTCAAAATATCATGCCGATTTTGCGGTGTCTGATTTCATAAACAGGATAAATAGCTTGAAGAAGTATAACAACAATGGGAAACCTCTCCTTGTGACGATTATATTGGACGGAGAGAATGCCTGGGAACATTATCCTGACAGTGGTGTAGATTTCTTACGAAGACTGTATCGTGCAATTAGCGACGATAGTGATCTGGAATGTGTCCGTATTAGGGATTATTTGGAAGAGTATCCCCCAGAGCAAACATTGCAGCATATTAGTCCTGGTTCGTGGATTGGACATAATCTGGCAACATGGATTGGGCATGAAGAAAAGAATGCAGCATGGGAATTAATAGAAGACACGCGGTCTTTTCTCGTAAATCAAACAGAAGGGAAAACCCTTTTGTCGCCGAATATTATTATGAGTAAGGCGTGGGAAGAAATATTCATAGCGGAAGGCAGCGATTGGTTTTGGTGGTTTGGTGACGATCATTTTACCCATTATAAAGATGAATTTGACAGTTTGTTTAGATTGCACCTGAAAAACGTATATAAATTATTTAATGTGTATACTCCAAGGATATTGGATGTTCCTATTTCTAGGATGGCTCATCGAAAACCATATTCATATCCAAAAAGATTTTTATCTGTTAAACTGGACGGGCTCGTGAGCAATTATTTTGAATGGCTGGATGCTGGCAAATATAGCGCAAGTAGGGATATGGACACAATGCATAGGACATCCGATCAACCTATTCAGCAGGTGTTCTTTGGATTTGATATAGATACTTTATTTATAAGGGTAGATTTTCACGAAGATTTGTTTTCTCAATATATTAATAAGGGAAGACTGGTAATTACTTTTGTCCAGCCAGAGGAATTGCAATTATATACTTCTTTTTTTGCCGATAAACCATTGAGATTTAAGATAAAAAATAAAAGTCATACTTACGAAAGGAAAGATTTTTGTAGTATTTCCTTGAATAAAATAATTGAATTATCCTGTCCTTTTGTAGATTTAGGCCTTTTCCCGGGAATAGATGTAGAATTTTTTATTGAACTGGTGAAAGAGGATGAGGTTACTCAAAGGATGCCCCTTAGGACGGTATTTTGTTTTTCTGTACCATCGAAAGATTTTGAAAGAATGATGTGGCAGGTGTAA
- a CDS encoding response regulator — translation MKTILVVEDDKNQLLLYKHELSLEGYNIITAKDGLEAIIKVREQLPDLIVMDINMPKMNGIEAMGKILNEHRKIPIIINTAYSSYKDDFMSWAADAYIIKSSDLKELKDKIKELIRKQQNQRQPE, via the coding sequence ATGAAAACTATTCTCGTGGTAGAGGACGATAAAAATCAACTTTTGCTCTATAAACACGAATTGTCATTAGAAGGATATAACATTATTACAGCGAAGGATGGCCTGGAGGCTATAATAAAGGTAAGGGAACAATTGCCGGATCTGATTGTAATGGATATTAATATGCCTAAAATGAACGGGATCGAGGCGATGGGGAAAATCTTAAACGAGCATAGGAAGATACCTATTATTATTAACACTGCTTATAGCAGTTACAAGGATGATTTTATGTCATGGGCGGCCGATGCTTATATTATTAAGTCATCAGACTTGAAAGAACTGAAAGATAAGATAAAGGAATTGATTCGAAAGCAGCAAAACCAGAGACAGCCTGAATAG
- the galT gene encoding galactose-1-phosphate uridylyltransferase, with the protein MPELRKDPVSGRWVIIATERAMRPTDFKSEPQSIRGGFCPFCEGNEDKTPPEIMAYRERGTQSNTKGWRVRVVPNKFPALKIEGNLNKHGEGIYDSMNGIGAHEVIIESPKHVTSLTELDNKQVEEMLWTYRDRLVDLKKDKRFIYGLLFKNVGTAAGATLEHSHSQLIVTPIVPISVMHEMNGCEEFYKYRGRCLLCDMVQQELSTGTRIVLEGDTFVAFAPYASRFPFETWILSKIHSSHFENLQKLEIEELAQVLRAVLLKLEASLEFPPYNYIVHTTPFIFGEIEHYHWHIEIIPRLTRVAGFEWGSGFYINTVTPEHAAEFLRNVNIEKKAVVVQS; encoded by the coding sequence ATGCCGGAGCTTCGAAAAGACCCCGTTTCTGGTCGTTGGGTAATTATTGCTACAGAAAGGGCAATGCGTCCGACTGATTTTAAATCGGAACCACAGTCTATTAGAGGTGGTTTTTGCCCTTTTTGTGAAGGAAATGAAGACAAGACACCACCAGAGATTATGGCATATAGAGAAAGAGGCACTCAATCCAATACAAAAGGATGGCGAGTGAGGGTAGTACCAAACAAATTTCCCGCGTTAAAAATTGAGGGTAATTTAAACAAACATGGTGAAGGAATCTACGATTCGATGAACGGTATTGGGGCGCATGAAGTGATTATTGAAAGCCCGAAGCATGTCACTTCTTTGACAGAACTTGATAACAAACAAGTGGAGGAGATGTTGTGGACATACAGGGACCGACTCGTGGATTTAAAAAAAGATAAACGATTTATTTACGGATTACTTTTCAAAAATGTAGGTACGGCTGCAGGCGCTACCCTGGAACATTCCCATTCACAATTAATTGTTACACCAATTGTGCCGATATCAGTTATGCACGAGATGAATGGATGCGAAGAATTTTACAAATACAGAGGCCGTTGTTTACTTTGCGATATGGTTCAACAAGAGTTATCTACCGGGACGCGAATCGTGCTGGAAGGTGATACCTTTGTTGCCTTTGCACCGTATGCCTCACGATTCCCTTTCGAGACATGGATTTTGTCAAAAATACATTCTTCACATTTTGAGAATTTGCAGAAGCTGGAGATCGAAGAATTGGCACAAGTGTTACGTGCAGTTCTTCTTAAGCTTGAGGCATCCCTTGAGTTCCCCCCTTACAATTATATTGTCCATACAACGCCATTTATTTTTGGAGAAATAGAACATTATCACTGGCACATCGAAATTATCCCACGTTTAACAAGGGTTGCAGGTTTTGAATGGGGTAGTGGTTTTTACATAAATACAGTAACACCGGAGCATGCAGCAGAATTTCTTAGAAATGTAAATATAGAAAAGAAAGCAGTGGTAGTGCAATCGTGA
- a CDS encoding PAS domain-containing protein, producing MRIFGICYNQKDDKKTCKCTYEMSHVKYEEWIMVLPHILKDKFDNVVNDLVDALDAGLSVMDKDLNIVWANKTLSKMLNLRDDPVGKNCREIYKCECKETKYCSVLKTLSSGKKQFSEIQLITEKGERKYVKNISLPIRNENGSIIQLLKLSIDTTEQEEKIHRLSLLRKLAELMQGPLQTDRLLHLILTCVTAGTALGFNRARLFLVDKERDIVYGKMAVGPSSWEEANKIWSEIASKYEKLEDLIKVSEDHYREDTPLHMITRLMAYSLADEKEIIVSCVKTKKPILEKDAFHNPKSNKKFVSMINANEFVCVPLVVKDEAIGVICADNVYSHKPITEEQVELLSIFANRAALAIANAEAYEKLEEKIQQLKDTQERLIRSERLAVIGNMAAYIAHEIRNPLVTVGGFARAILRDSINNKQTRQNIEIIVEEVGRLEKILANIMDFSKPVEQAPVKVLTQINEILENTCSLMDPYFKNNRIQLIKKLDTTIPKINIDPTQIKQVFLNLIKNAVESMTDGGTLIIETMVENEYVKINISDTGGGMTIEAMQNIFMPFFTTKVDGTGVGLAVSRKIVEDHQGYIKMKSSLHEGTTFSVFLPVKKTSAFFKEGE from the coding sequence ATGCGGATTTTTGGGATATGTTATAATCAAAAAGACGATAAAAAAACTTGTAAGTGTACCTATGAGATGAGTCATGTCAAATATGAAGAGTGGATTATGGTGTTACCACACATTTTAAAAGATAAATTCGACAATGTCGTAAACGACCTCGTGGATGCGCTCGATGCCGGATTGTCCGTAATGGATAAAGATCTGAATATTGTTTGGGCTAATAAGACCCTTTCTAAAATGCTCAACTTAAGGGATGATCCCGTAGGGAAAAATTGCCGTGAGATTTATAAATGTGAATGCAAGGAGACGAAATATTGTTCTGTTCTTAAAACGCTGTCAAGTGGTAAAAAACAGTTTAGTGAGATCCAGTTAATTACAGAAAAAGGAGAAAGAAAGTATGTTAAGAATATTTCTCTACCTATCAGAAACGAAAATGGTTCTATTATCCAGTTACTTAAACTCTCGATAGATACCACAGAGCAGGAAGAGAAGATCCATCGACTTTCTTTATTGCGAAAACTTGCAGAGTTGATGCAGGGGCCGCTGCAAACCGATCGGTTACTTCACTTAATTTTGACCTGTGTTACCGCCGGAACTGCATTGGGGTTTAACCGTGCAAGGCTTTTTCTGGTGGATAAGGAACGGGATATTGTCTATGGTAAGATGGCCGTTGGTCCCTCCAGTTGGGAAGAGGCAAATAAGATATGGAGCGAAATAGCCAGTAAGTATGAAAAATTAGAGGACCTTATTAAAGTATCAGAAGACCATTATCGTGAGGATACTCCCTTGCACATGATTACACGACTGATGGCTTATTCTTTAGCAGATGAAAAAGAAATCATCGTTTCATGTGTAAAAACAAAAAAACCTATTTTGGAAAAGGATGCCTTTCATAATCCAAAGAGTAATAAAAAATTTGTAAGCATGATTAATGCGAACGAATTTGTTTGTGTGCCATTAGTGGTTAAAGACGAAGCGATTGGAGTAATTTGTGCCGATAATGTTTACAGCCACAAACCAATAACAGAGGAACAGGTTGAACTTTTAAGTATTTTTGCTAACCGTGCGGCATTGGCAATTGCAAATGCAGAAGCATATGAAAAACTCGAAGAAAAGATTCAACAGCTCAAAGATACTCAGGAAAGACTAATTCGTTCTGAGCGGCTTGCCGTTATAGGAAACATGGCGGCATATATTGCGCATGAGATCCGTAATCCACTGGTGACGGTAGGTGGGTTTGCCAGGGCGATTTTGCGGGATTCTATTAACAATAAACAGACTAGACAAAATATAGAGATTATTGTTGAAGAAGTTGGTCGATTAGAAAAAATCCTTGCGAATATTATGGATTTTAGTAAACCCGTAGAACAAGCGCCGGTTAAAGTGCTGACTCAAATAAATGAAATATTAGAAAATACATGCTCCTTAATGGATCCGTATTTTAAAAACAACCGCATTCAGTTGATAAAAAAATTGGATACAACTATACCGAAAATTAATATAGACCCCACCCAAATCAAACAAGTATTTTTAAATCTTATAAAAAACGCAGTAGAGTCAATGACCGATGGCGGTACTCTGATAATAGAAACTATGGTGGAAAATGAATACGTGAAAATTAATATATCAGATACCGGTGGGGGTATGACAATAGAAGCAATGCAAAACATTTTTATGCCTTTTTTTACAACAAAGGTAGACGGGACGGGTGTAGGATTGGCAGTATCCCGCAAGATCGTAGAAGACCATCAAGGCTATATAAAAATGAAAAGTTCATTACACGAGGGAACAACTTTTTCTGTCTTCTTACCGGTAAAAAAGACAAGTGCATTTTTTAAGGAGGGCGAATGA